In Deinococcus maricopensis DSM 21211, the sequence GGTCGGGATGTTGTCCGTGACGGTGACGTCCTTGAGTTCCTGGAAGCTGGCGAGCTGGTTGCGGGGGTAGGCGCCGACGCTGATCATGTCGGCGTCGCCGGCCTTGAGGGTCTGCACGGCCGTGGACGGCTCGTTGACGCTCTTCACGACGACGGTGGCGAGCTTGGGCTTCTCGCGCCAGTAGTTGTCGTTGCGGGCCATGATGACCTGCTGGCCCTTGTCGTAGCGCTGCACGACGAACGGGCCGCTGCTGACCGGGGGCTTGTCGAGGAACTTGCTGTCGCTGAGGGGCTTGCCGATCCAGGCTTCCCAGTTGTTGCCGGTGCCGTCCCATTCGCCGGCGGCGACGGCGGCCTTCTTGCTGTAGATGGTCGCGGCGGTGTGCGCGAGCACAGACGTGAACGGCGCGAACGGCTTGGGCAGGTTGATGACGACGGTGTCCGCGTCGGGCGTCTGAATGGCCTGATCCAGCTGCTGGAAGCCGACAGGGCCGCCCTTCGTGATGGGCGCGGCGTTGCCGACGATGGGTTCGAGCAGCAGCGCGGCGGGGCCGTCGTCGGCGCTGGTGATCATCTGGCGCATCAGGCTGTATTTGACGTCTTCGCTGGTGACGTCGCTGCCGTCGCTGAATTTCGCGTCGGGGTTGAGCTTGATGGTGTAGGTTTTGCCGCCGTCGCTGATCTGCGGGAGGTCCGCGGCGAGCAGCGGGTCAAAGTCAGTGGCGCTGTCGCCCTGCGGGAAGTACAGGGTTTCCGCGGCGTTCTGCAGGATTTCACCGCAGGCGGTGTCGTAGCAGTGGACGGGGTCGAAGCCGCTCCAGTCACCGATGGTGAGGTTGACGAGCGTATCGGCGTTTTTCACGCCCTGGCCGCAAGCACCGAGCAGCAGGCTCAGGGCGACCGTTCCAAGAAGCAGGGGGGACTTCTTTTGAATTTTCACCGAACCAATATGCAGTAGGGTATGCAGGGAGAAGGTGAATGAGCGTACTTTGCTGTCATTTGTAAAAGTCGTTCATACCCAAATCTCATGAACACGAACTGATCTGACCTGAGGACCGCATGAGGTTCCCACAGCGGGGGCCTGGGCAGGCCCCCGCTGTGGGAACCTCAGACCGGCAGCCGCCGCAGCAGGTTCGCGGTCTCCACCACCGCCAGCACGGCCTCCACGCCCTTGTTCCCGGCTTTGGTGCCTGCGCGCTCAATGGCCTGCTCGATGGTGTCCGTCGTCAGCACACCGAACGCAAGGGGCACCCCCGTTTGCAACATCGCGTTCATGATGCCGTTCGCAGCGCCGCCCGCCACGAAGTCGTAATGGTCCGTCGCCCCGCGAATCACGGCGCCCAGGCACACCACGCCGTCATACGCGCCGCTCTGCGCTAGGCGCTGCGCCACCAGCGGCACCTCGAACGACCCGGGCACGACCACGTGCGTCAGGTCCTCCTCGCGCCCGCCATGCTGAACGAACGCCGTCACAGCGCCCTCCACCAGCCGGTCCACCAGGAAATGGTTCCAGCGGGTGCTGACCACCGCCAGTTTCAGGTCAGTGGCGATCAGGTTCGCTTCAATACGTTTCATGTGACTCCTCCAGAGGTTAAGCGTGCCCGCCGAGCGGGCGCGACCGGGCGCCGACCTTTTCGGCGCCCGCGTTGGCTTTACAGCAGGTGCCCGAGCTTGCGGGCTTTCGTGCCCAGGTACACCGCGTTATGCGCGGAGTGCCCCGCGTGCACCGGCACGCGCTCCACCACCTCCACGCCCGCGGCACGCAGGCCGGACAGCTTGCGCGGGTTGTTCGTCAGCAGGCGCGCGACCGGCACGCCCAGCAGGCGCAGCACCTCTGCGCCCGTCGTGAAGTCCCGCGCGTCCGCAGGGAAGCCGAGGCGTTCGTTGGCCTCCACAGTGTCCGCGCCGGCGTCCTGCAGCGCGTACGCACGGATCTTGTTCAGCAGGCCGATACCGCGTCCCTCCTGCCGCAGGTACACCAACACGCCCCGGCCCTCCGCCGCGATGGCCGCGAGGGCCGCGTCGCGCTGCGCGCCGCAGTCGCACCGCAGGGAGTGCAGCGCGTCGCCCGTCAGGCACTCACTGTGCAGGCGCACCAGGGGCGGCGGCCCCGTGACGTCACCCATGACGAGCGCCACGTGCTCTGCGCCGGTCCGCGCGTCCTCGAAGCCCACCAGGCGGAACTCGCCGTACGCGGTCGGCAGCGCGGCGGACGCGGCCACCCGCAGCGTCAGCGGTGCGTCCGCGTCAACCGCGGGGTCGTGCGCCTCGCGGTACGCGATGAGCTCCGCGATGCTGCCGATCAGCAGGCCGTGCGCCGCCGCGAACCGCTGCAGGTCCGGGAGGCGCTGCATGGTGCCGTCCTCGTGCAGGACCTCGCAGATCACGCCGACCGGCGCGAACCCGGCGAGGCGCGCCAGGTCGCACGCGGCCTCGGTGTGGCCGGGGCGGCGCAGCACGCCGCCGTCGCGCGCCACCAGCGGGAAGATGTGCCCGGGGCGGCGGAAGTCGCCGGGCGTGGCCGCGTCGTCTGCGAGGGCCGCGATGGTCGCCGCGCGGTCGAACGCGCTGATGCCGGTGCTGTTGCTCACGTGATCCACACTCACCGTGAACGCCGTGCCGTGCGGGTCGGTGCCCGCGCGGACCATGGCGGGCAGGCGCAGACGCTCGGCGCGGTCCGCGCCGAGCGTCACGCAGATCAGGCCGCGGCCGTGCCGCGCCATGAAGTTCACCCACGCGGGCGTGCAGGTCTGCGCGGGCATCAGCAGGTCGCCCTCGTTCTCGCGGCCCTCGTCGTCCACGACAATGACGGGGCGGCCCGCGCGGAGTGCCCCGAGCAGGTCCGGGATGCGCGCGAGACTCATGCGCGTCCCCCCGGCGCGTCGGCGTGCAGGCTCGGCGCGAACGCGATGAGCCGCTCGACGTACTTCGCAAGCTGGTCCGCTTCGAGGTTCACGCGTGCGCCCGGCGTCCAGTCCCGCGCGGCCGTGACGTCCAGGGTGTGCGGCACGAGCCACAGCGTGAACTCGTTCGCCTGGAGGTCCGCGCGGCTGCCCGCAGGGCCGCCCACATCCACGACCGTGAGGCTCACGCCGTCCACGGTGACGCTCCCTTTCGGCACGAAGTACCGCGCGAGCCGCTCGGGCGCGCGGACGATCAGGGTGTACGCGCCGGGCTGCGCGTCGAGCGCGCAGATCTCGCCGACGCCGTCTACGTGGCCACTCACGATGTGCCCGCCGAAGCGGGCGTCGGCGCGCATGGCGCGTTCCAGGTTCACGAGCGCGCCTGGCGTCCAGCGCGGCGCGGTCTTCGCGAGGGTTTCTTGGCTGAGGTCGACGGTGAAACCCGCGTCGCTCCAGCCGGTGACGGTCAGGCACGCGCCGTTCACGGCGACGCTCTCCCCCAGCGTCAGGTCCGTCCAGGGGGCGTCCGGGGTGAGGGTGAGGGTCAGGTGGCCTTCGTTGGGTTCGGCGCGCGTGATGCGGCCGGTCGTTTCCACAATGCCAGTGAACATGGTTATTCCTCCGCCCGCGCGTCCACGCGGGGAATGGCCGTCAGGAAGCCTTCGATCAGCACGTCCGTGCCGACGCGTGTGGCCTGCACGTCGTGCAGGGCGCGGGGGGCGTGCGCGGCCGGGCTGGTCAGAGCGGGCAGGCCCGCGCCGAGCAGCGTCGGTGCGATGAACGCGCGCACCTCGTCGATCAGGTCCGCCGCGTAGAGCGCGGACGCGAGGCGCGCGCCGCCCTCCAGCAGCAGACTAGTGACGCCCAGGGCGCCGAGGCCCTGCAGGGCCTCGTGCAGTGTGGGAGCGCGCAGGACGTGCGCGCCCGCCGCCTCGTGCGCGTCGGTGCGGGCGTCCGGGCCGGTCACGAGGACCGTGCCGGGCCGCAGGGCGCGGGCGGTGGTGGGCGTGCGGGCGTGGCGGTCGAACACGATGGGGCGCGGGTCACGCCCGCCGGGCACGCCGCGCGTCGTGAGGTGCGGGTCGTCCGCGAGGACCGTGCCGACGCCGACGGCGATGGCGTCGAATTCGTTGCGCCAGGTGTGCACGAGCGCGCGCGCGTCGGGGCCGCTGACCGGCAGGGGGCGCGCGTCGTCCGCGCTGATTTTGCCGTCGAGGGTGGCGGCGTACTTGTACACCACCCAGGGTCGCCCGCGCGTGATGAGGCTGCGGAAGCCGGCCTGCTGGCGCACGGCGGCGTCCGCGAGCGGCCCGACGTGCACGTCGAGGCCGTGCGTGCGCAGCCGCGCCACGCCGCGCCCGGCCACCACGGGGTTCGGGTCGAGGGCCGCGACGACGACGCGCGCGACGCCCGCGCGAATCAGGGCGTCCGCGCAGGGTGGGGTGCGGCCGGTGTGGCTGCACGGTTCGAGCGTGACGTACGCGGTGGCGCCGCGCGCACGCACACCGGCGTCCTGCAGCGCGAAGACTTCCGCGTGCCCCTGGCCGGCGCGCGGGTGGAAGCCGCGCCCGACGACCTCGCCGCCCGCGACGATGACGCACCCGACGGGCGGGTTGGGGGCGGTGCGGCCCAGGCCGAGCGCGGCCTGCTGGAGCGCCTGGTGCATGAAGTGCACGTCTGGGGGCGCGGCGGGCGGCCCGTGGTGGTCGGGCGCGTGAGGCCCGACTGACCCGGACACGCCCCGGTGGGGAATGTCGAACGGTGGGTACAGTGATGTCGCCGCCCGCTGGGGTGCGGGTCGGCTCCCTCCTTCTTCCATCCGGACTGCGCTCCAGCGGGCGGGCACGCCGCGGAGTGCGGGTGCGCGCGCGTTGTGGCTTCACCGTCGGCCTCAGGGTTTCACTGAGTCGGGCCTGGTCGTGGTGCAGTTTGACCGGGCTTCGCAGGCTGACGCCCGCACGCGGGCGATCACTGCCGGTGGGGAGTTTCACCCCGCCCCGAAAGAGGACTGGCACGTAACGTGCCGCAGAGACGCTACCACGTGGGCGGCGGGGGCATTCGTGATGTTCAGACCAGGTTCACGCTTGGCACCGGTTCCATAACGGCGGCGTAAGATGAGCGCGCAACCATGAAACGATTCGCGACGCTGCTGACGTTCGCGCTGACCGCCCAGGCGGTCGCGCTGACCGGCCCGGCCTTCCCGGCTGTGCCTGCCCTTCCCGCCCTGATCGCTCAGGCCGCCGCGACCCTCACGCCGGCGCTGCCCATCGCGCAAAACGTCCTGCGCGTCCGCTACGTCCGCCCGGACGGGCAATACACCGGCTGGGGCCTGCACGTCTGGGAGGACACCACCGCCGCCGTCGAGTGGGCCAAACCCCTCGCGCCCACCGGCATCGACGCGAACGGCGCGTACTGGGACGTCCCACTCAAAGCAGGTGCCGCGAAGGTCGGCTTCATCGTGC encodes:
- a CDS encoding ABC transporter substrate-binding protein translates to MKIQKKSPLLLGTVALSLLLGACGQGVKNADTLVNLTIGDWSGFDPVHCYDTACGEILQNAAETLYFPQGDSATDFDPLLAADLPQISDGGKTYTIKLNPDAKFSDGSDVTSEDVKYSLMRQMITSADDGPAALLLEPIVGNAAPITKGGPVGFQQLDQAIQTPDADTVVINLPKPFAPFTSVLAHTAATIYSKKAAVAAGEWDGTGNNWEAWIGKPLSDSKFLDKPPVSSGPFVVQRYDKGQQVIMARNDNYWREKPKLATVVVKSVNEPSTAVQTLKAGDADMISVGAYPRNQLASFQELKDVTVTDNIPTLNVGLMLMNFNIQGTGYTGSGKLDEKGIPANFFSDANVRKAFAQSFDYQGYIKDQLLGAGIQMNSILVKGLPAYDENSPLKYEFDRDAATDLFKKAWGGKLWDAGFTVPVFYNSGNANRQKAAEILKLNIEAINPKFHVDVREAQFSSILADAAAHRMTVWFGGWQADYADPHNFAQPFYESNGNYPQNIGFKNAEFDKLITQAVAETDNDRRTTLYNEIAQMAYDDAVLVPLYQTTSYAVQRDWVKGRINNPLFSGNYYYPMSK
- the ribH gene encoding 6,7-dimethyl-8-ribityllumazine synthase: MKRIEANLIATDLKLAVVSTRWNHFLVDRLVEGAVTAFVQHGGREEDLTHVVVPGSFEVPLVAQRLAQSGAYDGVVCLGAVIRGATDHYDFVAGGAANGIMNAMLQTGVPLAFGVLTTDTIEQAIERAGTKAGNKGVEAVLAVVETANLLRRLPV
- a CDS encoding bifunctional 3,4-dihydroxy-2-butanone-4-phosphate synthase/GTP cyclohydrolase II; this translates as MSLARIPDLLGALRAGRPVIVVDDEGRENEGDLLMPAQTCTPAWVNFMARHGRGLICVTLGADRAERLRLPAMVRAGTDPHGTAFTVSVDHVSNSTGISAFDRAATIAALADDAATPGDFRRPGHIFPLVARDGGVLRRPGHTEAACDLARLAGFAPVGVICEVLHEDGTMQRLPDLQRFAAAHGLLIGSIAELIAYREAHDPAVDADAPLTLRVAASAALPTAYGEFRLVGFEDARTGAEHVALVMGDVTGPPPLVRLHSECLTGDALHSLRCDCGAQRDAALAAIAAEGRGVLVYLRQEGRGIGLLNKIRAYALQDAGADTVEANERLGFPADARDFTTGAEVLRLLGVPVARLLTNNPRKLSGLRAAGVEVVERVPVHAGHSAHNAVYLGTKARKLGHLL
- a CDS encoding riboflavin synthase, which translates into the protein MFTGIVETTGRITRAEPNEGHLTLTLTPDAPWTDLTLGESVAVNGACLTVTGWSDAGFTVDLSQETLAKTAPRWTPGALVNLERAMRADARFGGHIVSGHVDGVGEICALDAQPGAYTLIVRAPERLARYFVPKGSVTVDGVSLTVVDVGGPAGSRADLQANEFTLWLVPHTLDVTAARDWTPGARVNLEADQLAKYVERLIAFAPSLHADAPGGRA
- the ribD gene encoding bifunctional diaminohydroxyphosphoribosylaminopyrimidine deaminase/5-amino-6-(5-phosphoribosylamino)uracil reductase RibD, whose translation is MHQALQQAALGLGRTAPNPPVGCVIVAGGEVVGRGFHPRAGQGHAEVFALQDAGVRARGATAYVTLEPCSHTGRTPPCADALIRAGVARVVVAALDPNPVVAGRGVARLRTHGLDVHVGPLADAAVRQQAGFRSLITRGRPWVVYKYAATLDGKISADDARPLPVSGPDARALVHTWRNEFDAIAVGVGTVLADDPHLTTRGVPGGRDPRPIVFDRHARTPTTARALRPGTVLVTGPDARTDAHEAAGAHVLRAPTLHEALQGLGALGVTSLLLEGGARLASALYAADLIDEVRAFIAPTLLGAGLPALTSPAAHAPRALHDVQATRVGTDVLIEGFLTAIPRVDARAEE